CGTCATATTGATTCATAAAAATGGATTATGGTATATTAAATTTTATCCCCCAAAAATACGAATGTTTTAGAGGACTACAAGACGTAATTTAATTGAACCCATTTAAAGTATGGGAACCGCTGTGGTGTGTTTCACCTCGCTGATGGAAAATGAACTTTGTGTGCTTCCGATATGATGTAAAGCGGTTAGTTTGGAAATCATAAACTCCCTATAGGCAGGCATGTCCTTTACGTGTATCTTTATAAGATAATCATAGTCCCCGCTTAAATGATAGCATTCCACCACTTCGGTCAATTTTAGCACATCCTTTTCGAATTGCTGAATATTGTCCTTTGTATGCTGCACGAGTTTAATGTGACAGAATACCGTAAAACTACGATTCACCAGTTCCTTGTTCAACAATGCCACATACCCGTTTATGGTATTGGACTTCTCTAGCCTTTTGATTCGCTCGTATACTGCGGTGTTGGAGAGACCTAAGCTTAGGGCATATTCTTTCGTTGTTTTCTTGCAATCCTGTTGCAACAACCTCATTAGTTTAAGGTCGGTTTCGTCGAATTTCATAAGGACAAATTTTCATGATTATCATTCATAATGAGCTCTAAAAAGAAATAAAATCTAAATTAATATTAATTAATAGAAATATAATCTAAAAATAGCTATTCGTATTGACTAAACATCATTATAAATGTATTTTTAATGAAAATTTAGATGAGATGAGTAAGAAAGCAGCCAACGATTTACAGGATTTACAATATTTTGGAGAGTACGGCGGTGTTAATCCCTCCGTTTCCGATTCTTCAACCTATACCTTCTTATCTGCTAAAACGATGTTCGATACGTTCGAAGGTAATACGGAGGGCTGTTATTTGTACAGCAGACACTCCTCCCCTTCCAACCTTTACCTGGGCGAAGCCTTGGCAGCTTTGGAAGGTACCGAGACGGCAAATGTCACCGCCAGTGGAATGGGTGCAATTACGGCTGTTATCATGGAGCTGTGTAATGCTGGGGACCACATTGTCAGTAGCCGAACCATCTACGGGGGAACCTATGCTTTCATGAAAAATTTTCTGAAGAAATTCAACATCAGCACCTCCTTTCTGGACATCACGGACTTAGATGCGGTAGCCAAAAGCATAACCCCGAAAACAAAAATGATTTACTGTGAAAGCGTAAGCAATCCGCTATTGGAAGTTGCCGATATTGCGGCACTATCCAAAATAGCCAAAGCGCATAATATACCTTTAGTGGTGGACAATACCTTTTCTCCTTTAACGATTAGTCCTGCTAAACTCGGTGCCGATGTTGTTATTCATAGCCTAACGAAATTTATTAACGGTACTAGTGATTGTGTTGCCGGAGTAGTCTGTGGTACAAAAGAATTTTGTCTACGGTTAAAAGATGTAAACAGCGGAGCTGGTATGCTTTTGGGAAGCACGCTGGATAGTTTGCGGGGAGCATCCATACTTAAAAATATGCGCACATTGCATATACGTATGAAAAAACATAGCGAAAATGCACAGTTTTTGGCCGAAAGGTTTGAGCAGGACGGATTGCGCGTCGTATATCCAGGCTTAAAATCCCATCAGGGACATTTGACACTGAAAGGTCAAATGAATCCGCAATATGGCTATGGTGGTCTTATGACCATTGATGTAGGTACCCTTGAAAAAGCGAATGCCCTCATGGAAATGATGCAAGACAGAAAGTTAGGGTACCTCGCGGTAAGCTTAGGTTTTTACAAAACTCTGTTCAGCGCTCCCGGAACCTCTACTTCGTCCGAAATACCAATGGAGGAGCAACTAGCTATGGGCTTGGGAGATGGTCTTATTCGCTTTTCCGTTGGTCTGGATGACGATATCCAAAGAACCTATGACTTAATGAAAGCCTGTATGGAACATCTTGAGATCTTGAAATCGGATACCATGAAAGTGTAAAGCCTTAGCTAGACAGGTTTGCACATCCGTAGCATAAATCGTAATATTACCAGATAACCAAACTACCGCTACATGGCAAACCAAAAATCCAACAAACATAGACAGGACGAGCATATTGTTGAAAATAGAGAATTAAACATCTATGAGGCTTTAATTCCTGTAATTGCTTTGGTGGGAATGCTCGCTTATAATGTGTATGTATTTGGAGATGATGCCTTAAGTGGCTCAAATCAATTTATTCTTTTATTAGGAGGAGCAGTAGCGGCGATAGTGGGTTTCATGAACAAAGTCTCCTACAAACAAATGCTTGCGGAAGTTGCCGAAAACGTAAAATCTACCACAGGTGCCTTACTTATACTATTAATGGTCGGTGCCTTAGCGGGTACATGGCTTATTAGCGGTATTATTCCCGCGATGATCTATTACGGGCTACAGATATTAAATCCCACTATTTTCTTGCCAGCTTGTGTAATCATTTGTGCAATTATTTCCATTGCTACCGGGAGCAGCTGGACAACCGCCGCAACCGTTGGTATAGCCTTAATAGGAATTGGGGATGCTTTGGGCATATCCTTAGGGATGACAGCTGGTGCCGTACTTTCCGGAGCCTATTTTGGAGATAAATTGTCACCCTTAAGCGATACGACGAACCTAGCACCTGCTATGGCCGGGGGAGAATTGTTCAGTCACATTAAATATATGACGATTACCACCGTTCCCACAATAGTGGTGACATTAGTGGTCTTTATCATTATCGGTTTAAATATTGATACCTCAGGAACAGCGGATATAGATGGTATTCTCACATCCATTGACGCCACCTTTAACATAAGCGGATGGCTATTTTTAGTACCCGTGGCGGTCATTTTCCTTATAGTAAAGAAAACACCACCCTTGGCCGCTTTACTTATAGGCACATTACTCGGAGCCGTATTTGCACTCTTCTTTCAACCCGATATTGTAGCTGGCATCACCAATGTCAAAGAACTAACCTTTGAATCCGGCTACAAGGGTATTTTAAAATCGATTACCGTACAAACAGCGATACCTACCGATAATGAAGCCTTGAACGACTTATTTTCGGCAAAGGGCATGGCAGGAATGCTAGGTACTATTTGGCTTATAGTTTGCGCCATGGTGTTTGGGGGCATCATGGATGGTATCGGTGCCTTAGCCAGAATTAGTAGTGCCTTATTAAGTTTAGCAAAAACCACCTTTGGTCTTTTCGCCAGTACAGTGGCCAGTTGTTTGGCTTTGAACGTTACTGCCTCAGACCAATATCTTGCCATTGTAGTTCCAGGAAAAATGTTCTCCAAGGCCTATGCAGATAGAGGACTGGCGCCAGAAAATCTCAGTAGGACCTTAGAGGACTCCGGTACCGTAACCTCCGTGCTAGTTCCTTGGAACACTTGCGGAGCTTACCATAGTGGCGTATTGGGCGTAAGTGTAATGGAATATTTTGTTTATGCTATATTCAATTGGTTAAGCCCTATCATGACTTTGATTTTTGCAGGACTGGGAATTAAGATAAAACAATTAGTCGATAAAAAAGAAGGCGAATAGTGTAATCGGAGCCATGAAGACTCCTGAGAAAATTGTTACATAATTTTATTGTAATTCCCTTATATATCCCTTCTATATTTTATAATTTCACGTATTAATTATAAAACTATAGCATATGGCTTCTGTAACCCTAAAGGGAAATACAATAAATACCTTAGGAACTTTACCTTCAACTGGAAGTAAAGCACCCGAGTTTCAACTTACAAAAAACGATTTATCCACCGTTAAACTATCCGATTATCAAGGTAGTAGAGTGGTACTTAATATCTTCCCGAGCGTAGATACTGGCACTTGTGCACAGTCCGTTAGACAGTTTAACCAAGAGGCTGCGGAATTAGACAATACCATTGTCCTTTGCGTATCCAAAGACTTACCCTTTGCCCAAGCCCGTTTTTGTGGTGCGGAAGGGATTGATAACGTAGAAATGTTATCGGACTTTAGAGATGGTAATTTTGGTAAAGCGTATAATTTAGAATTCACGGATGGTCCATTGGCACCCTTACATTCTAGAGCTGTTGTGGTGGTTGATGAAAACGGCAAAGTGATTCATACCGAACAAGTTCCCGAGATAGTGGACGAACCAAACTACAAGGCTGCTCTAGAAGCACTTATGAATTAAAGAAGCATGCGCTGAAATTATGCCCAAAGAATCTTTTTTGGTCAACCGACTAAAGAGTGTAGGCTTTGCCCTTAGGGGTGCCCTATTACTCATTAGAACGGAAGCCAGTATTAAAATACAGATATTCATCACCCTTGTGATGACCGCTCTCGGCTTCTATTATGAAATATCCAATATAGAATGGATACTTCAAATATTCGCCATTGCAATGGTCTTGGGAGTAGAAGGGATGAATACCGCCGTTGAAAAAGTGGCAGATTACATACAACCAGAGTTTGACCCTAAGATTGGTTTTATCAAGGATATTTCCGCTGGGGCCGTTATGATGGTTTCCATCGCAGCGGCTATCATCGGTTGTATCATCTATATACCGAAGATTTTTTAATAGGGCTCTATAAGACGCATGTAGTGCAAATAATCACGGGTAAAGCACACGTGGCTTAGAAAGGAAGTTAACATTGATTTCGACGGAAGCACAAGGACATTTTAGGTCCCGCTTATCGAGTAAATTTGTATTTTTACCCCTAGAACAAACGAATTCATGGCAAAAAAGGCTACTAAAACTAAGCCAAAATCAAAACCGGTAAAAAAGAAAGTTTCCATTGGATTATCAAAGCAGAATAAGATAATTCTCGGGAGCCTTTTGGTGCTTTTCAGTATTGCGCTATTTTTCTCTTTTGTTTCCTTTTATTTTACGTGGCAGGATGATCAAAGCCTACTTACGGAGTTTAAAGATCGTAATGAGGAGGCCAAAAATCTTTTGAATAAATTCGGTGCTAGCGTCAGTCACTTTTTCGTGTACAAAGGTTTTGGGATTGCTTCCCTAATAATCCCATTTTTATTGTGTTTGTCCGGTATTTATTTGTTTTTGGGCCTTGACCGAAAAGGAATGCTGAAGAAATGGATATGGGGATTAATTTTCTTGATATGGATTTCGATAGCATTCGGTTTTTTTGCCTTGGAAAGTCCACTTTTAGGGGGACTAGTGGGTTATGAAATGAATGATTTTCTTCAAGATTACACCGGTAAGATAGGTGTGTTATTGCTACTTGTTTTTGGTTTGATTTTCATCATGGTACGCTTGTTCAAGGTGACTCCAGAAGGTATTGGGCAATTTTTCAGGTCTAAGAAACAAGCGCTACGTTCCGAGTTTAAAGCGGCAAAGGAAAAATCAATTGAACAGCGGACGGAATTTTCGAAAGAGGAAGAAGAGGTACCGGTGGTTATTGATACCTACACCCATAAGAAGGATATCCCACCAATAGTAAAAGAAGTAGCTGAAAAAGAATTGGAAGTTACCGTGCCACAGGAGGAAGAGGAAGAACTCGCAATGAAGGTGGAACAAGTTGTGGAAGAGCCGGAAGAACTGGATTTACTGGCCAATAAATTGGTCGATGACTTTGGAGAATTTGATCCTACCTTGGAGCTAGGCAATTATAAGTTCCCAACTATTGAACTCTTGGACCAGCATGGTGTTACAGGTGGCATTACCATAAACCAAGAAGAATTAGAGGAAAATAAAAATAAGATTGTAGACACCCTTAAAAACTACAAAATCGGGATTGCGCAGATAAAAGCGACTATTGGCCCTACGGTTACGCTCTATGAAATAGTACCTGATGCCGGTGTTCGTATTTCTAAAATTAAAAATCTTGAAGACGATATCGCCTTATCTTTAGCTGCACTTGGCATACGAATTATTGCCCCCATTCCCGGTAAAGGCACCATTGGTATTGAAGTCCCCAATAAGAACGCAACCATAGTTTCTATGCGTTCGGCAATCGCTTCCAGTAAATTCCAGAAGGCGGAAATGGAACTACCCATTGCATTCGGTAAGACCATCAGTAATGAGACTTTTGTTGTAGACCTTGCCAAAATGCCACACTTATTAATGGCCGGTGCAACAGGGCAAGGTAAATCGGTAGGTCTCAATGCAGTCCTCACCTCTTTACTCTACAAGAAGCACCCCGCGGAGGTGAAGTTTATTTTGGTAGATCCTAAAAAAGTAGAATTAACCCTCTACAATAAAATAGAACGTCATTTCTTAGCCAAGCTACCAGATTCGGAAGAGGCCATTATAACGGACAACACTAAGGTTATTAACACATTAAATTCCCTTTGTATTGAAATGGACAATAGGTATGAACTATTGAAAAAGGCCATGGTTCGAAACCTAAAGGAGTACAATACCAAGTTCAAAGCAAGAAAACTCAACCCGAACGATGGACATAAGTTTCTGCCTTACATAGTACTGGTAATCGATGAGTTTGCCGATTTGATCATGACCGCAGGGAAAGAGGTGGAAACCCCGGTGGCCAGACTAGCACAATTGGCAAGGGCCATAGGCATACACTTGATAATAGCCACCCAAAGACCTTCTGTAAACGTAATTACAGGGCTTATTAAAGCCAATTTCCCTGCGCGTATTGCATTCAGGGTAACATCAAAAATAGATTCCCGCACTATTCTAGATGCACAGGGCGCAGACCAACTTATAGGTCGTGGAGATATGCTGTACACCCAAGGCAATGATGTAACCCGTATTCAATGTGCCTTTGTAGATACGCCGGAAGTCGCAAAAATCACCGAATATATAGGCAGCCAAAGGGCCTATCCAGAGGCCCACGAACTCCCCGAATATGTGGGTGAAGAATCTGGCACGAGTGTTGATATTGATATCGCGGATAGGGATAAAATGTTTCGAGAAGCTGCAGAAGTAATCGTAATTGCCCAACAAGGTTCCGCTTCTTTAATACAAAGAAAATTGAAACTTGGTTACAACAGGGCAGGTAGGATTATTGACCAACTTGAAGCGGCTGGAATCGTTGGCCAGTTTGAAGGTAGCAAGGCGAGACAAGTGCTTATCCCGGATATGATCGCATTAGAACAATTTTTTGAAAACGAAAGTAATTAATTATACTATGAAGAAGTTCCTATTTTTAACAGTAGTCTTTTTAACCGCAGGATTTGCACAAGCGCAAGATGCGGCCAAGGCAAAAGCGTTATTGGACGATGTATACACTAAAGTAAAAGGGTATGATAATGTTTACGTAGATTTTAAATTTGCGTTGGATAATGCCGAAGCGGGTATTAAACAAGAAACAAGAGGAGACGTTACACTATCTGGAGAAAAGTATCTTTTCAATTATTTGGGTTCCCAACAATTATACGATGGCAAAAAGGTGTACACTATAGTTCCTGAGAATGAAGAAGTGACCATTGAAGACCAGTCTGATGAGGAAGATGCCATAACGCCTTCCAAAATGCTTACATTTTACAAAGAAGGACATAATTATGCTTGGGATATCTTACAGAACGTTCAAGGTAGAAAAATACAATACGTAAAATTGACACCAATTGATTCCAATTCTGAAATAAAAAGTAGGCTACTAGGTATTGATGTCAACACAAAGCATATCTACAAACTCATTGAAACAGGAAACAATGGGACCAAGACCACCATTACCGTTAATTCTTTCAAAACAAATCAGCCTGTTTCAGAGACCTTATTTACCTTTG
This genomic window from Maribacter sp. MJ134 contains:
- the nhaC gene encoding Na+/H+ antiporter NhaC; translation: MANQKSNKHRQDEHIVENRELNIYEALIPVIALVGMLAYNVYVFGDDALSGSNQFILLLGGAVAAIVGFMNKVSYKQMLAEVAENVKSTTGALLILLMVGALAGTWLISGIIPAMIYYGLQILNPTIFLPACVIICAIISIATGSSWTTAATVGIALIGIGDALGISLGMTAGAVLSGAYFGDKLSPLSDTTNLAPAMAGGELFSHIKYMTITTVPTIVVTLVVFIIIGLNIDTSGTADIDGILTSIDATFNISGWLFLVPVAVIFLIVKKTPPLAALLIGTLLGAVFALFFQPDIVAGITNVKELTFESGYKGILKSITVQTAIPTDNEALNDLFSAKGMAGMLGTIWLIVCAMVFGGIMDGIGALARISSALLSLAKTTFGLFASTVASCLALNVTASDQYLAIVVPGKMFSKAYADRGLAPENLSRTLEDSGTVTSVLVPWNTCGAYHSGVLGVSVMEYFVYAIFNWLSPIMTLIFAGLGIKIKQLVDKKEGE
- a CDS encoding Lrp/AsnC family transcriptional regulator, coding for MKFDETDLKLMRLLQQDCKKTTKEYALSLGLSNTAVYERIKRLEKSNTINGYVALLNKELVNRSFTVFCHIKLVQHTKDNIQQFEKDVLKLTEVVECYHLSGDYDYLIKIHVKDMPAYREFMISKLTALHHIGSTQSSFSISEVKHTTAVPIL
- a CDS encoding aminotransferase class I/II-fold pyridoxal phosphate-dependent enzyme; its protein translation is MSKKAANDLQDLQYFGEYGGVNPSVSDSSTYTFLSAKTMFDTFEGNTEGCYLYSRHSSPSNLYLGEALAALEGTETANVTASGMGAITAVIMELCNAGDHIVSSRTIYGGTYAFMKNFLKKFNISTSFLDITDLDAVAKSITPKTKMIYCESVSNPLLEVADIAALSKIAKAHNIPLVVDNTFSPLTISPAKLGADVVIHSLTKFINGTSDCVAGVVCGTKEFCLRLKDVNSGAGMLLGSTLDSLRGASILKNMRTLHIRMKKHSENAQFLAERFEQDGLRVVYPGLKSHQGHLTLKGQMNPQYGYGGLMTIDVGTLEKANALMEMMQDRKLGYLAVSLGFYKTLFSAPGTSTSSEIPMEEQLAMGLGDGLIRFSVGLDDDIQRTYDLMKACMEHLEILKSDTMKV
- a CDS encoding LolA family protein, producing MKKFLFLTVVFLTAGFAQAQDAAKAKALLDDVYTKVKGYDNVYVDFKFALDNAEAGIKQETRGDVTLSGEKYLFNYLGSQQLYDGKKVYTIVPENEEVTIEDQSDEEDAITPSKMLTFYKEGHNYAWDILQNVQGRKIQYVKLTPIDSNSEIKSRLLGIDVNTKHIYKLIETGNNGTKTTITVNSFKTNQPVSETLFTFDEKKYTDAGYYIIKN
- a CDS encoding diacylglycerol kinase family protein translates to MPKESFLVNRLKSVGFALRGALLLIRTEASIKIQIFITLVMTALGFYYEISNIEWILQIFAIAMVLGVEGMNTAVEKVADYIQPEFDPKIGFIKDISAGAVMMVSIAAAIIGCIIYIPKIF
- a CDS encoding FtsK/SpoIIIE family DNA translocase: MAKKATKTKPKSKPVKKKVSIGLSKQNKIILGSLLVLFSIALFFSFVSFYFTWQDDQSLLTEFKDRNEEAKNLLNKFGASVSHFFVYKGFGIASLIIPFLLCLSGIYLFLGLDRKGMLKKWIWGLIFLIWISIAFGFFALESPLLGGLVGYEMNDFLQDYTGKIGVLLLLVFGLIFIMVRLFKVTPEGIGQFFRSKKQALRSEFKAAKEKSIEQRTEFSKEEEEVPVVIDTYTHKKDIPPIVKEVAEKELEVTVPQEEEEELAMKVEQVVEEPEELDLLANKLVDDFGEFDPTLELGNYKFPTIELLDQHGVTGGITINQEELEENKNKIVDTLKNYKIGIAQIKATIGPTVTLYEIVPDAGVRISKIKNLEDDIALSLAALGIRIIAPIPGKGTIGIEVPNKNATIVSMRSAIASSKFQKAEMELPIAFGKTISNETFVVDLAKMPHLLMAGATGQGKSVGLNAVLTSLLYKKHPAEVKFILVDPKKVELTLYNKIERHFLAKLPDSEEAIITDNTKVINTLNSLCIEMDNRYELLKKAMVRNLKEYNTKFKARKLNPNDGHKFLPYIVLVIDEFADLIMTAGKEVETPVARLAQLARAIGIHLIIATQRPSVNVITGLIKANFPARIAFRVTSKIDSRTILDAQGADQLIGRGDMLYTQGNDVTRIQCAFVDTPEVAKITEYIGSQRAYPEAHELPEYVGEESGTSVDIDIADRDKMFREAAEVIVIAQQGSASLIQRKLKLGYNRAGRIIDQLEAAGIVGQFEGSKARQVLIPDMIALEQFFENESN
- the tpx gene encoding thiol peroxidase, producing MASVTLKGNTINTLGTLPSTGSKAPEFQLTKNDLSTVKLSDYQGSRVVLNIFPSVDTGTCAQSVRQFNQEAAELDNTIVLCVSKDLPFAQARFCGAEGIDNVEMLSDFRDGNFGKAYNLEFTDGPLAPLHSRAVVVVDENGKVIHTEQVPEIVDEPNYKAALEALMN